One genomic region from Chthonomonas calidirosea T49 encodes:
- a CDS encoding isoprenyl transferase — MAELASASHNVVALDPSRLPTHVAIIMDGNGRWARAQGKSRLFGHDQGYRTLKNIVYAARDLGIRFLTVYGFSSENWRRSAEEVGGLMDLMLRAMRNEIEELVQNRVRVRISGRLHELPPDLRTELEVAMERTRHFDGLIFNLAINYGGRAEVVDAVRSIAKRVQKGEINPDTIDEQTIASHLYWPDIPDPDLLIRTAGELRLSNFLLWETAYSEIYVTPVCWPEFTRDHFVEALLDYQRRVRKFGAVPEE, encoded by the coding sequence ATGGCCGAACTTGCCTCCGCATCGCATAACGTCGTCGCGCTTGACCCTAGCCGCCTCCCTACCCACGTCGCCATTATCATGGACGGAAACGGAAGATGGGCGCGGGCGCAGGGAAAATCGCGCCTCTTCGGCCACGATCAGGGCTACCGCACCCTGAAAAACATCGTGTACGCTGCCCGCGATCTCGGCATTCGCTTCCTCACCGTCTACGGCTTCTCCTCCGAAAACTGGCGCCGCTCCGCAGAAGAAGTCGGCGGTCTGATGGATCTCATGCTTCGCGCCATGCGCAACGAGATCGAGGAGCTGGTGCAGAATCGCGTGCGTGTGCGCATCTCCGGACGCCTTCATGAGCTGCCACCCGACCTGCGCACGGAGCTGGAAGTGGCCATGGAACGTACCCGCCATTTCGATGGCCTTATCTTTAACTTGGCCATCAACTACGGCGGACGCGCCGAGGTCGTAGATGCCGTGCGCTCCATCGCCAAGCGCGTGCAAAAAGGAGAGATCAACCCCGATACCATTGACGAACAGACCATCGCAAGCCACCTCTATTGGCCCGATATCCCCGACCCCGACCTCCTGATCCGTACGGCCGGTGAGCTTCGCCTCTCTAATTTTCTGCTCTGGGAAACCGCCTACAGTGAAATCTACGTGACGCCCGTCTGCTGGCCGGAGTTTACGCGCGACCATTTTGTGGAAGCCCTTCTGGATTATCAGCGACGCGTGCGGAAGTTCGGCGCCGTCCCCGAAGAATAA
- a CDS encoding zinc-dependent alcohol dehydrogenase — translation MQAVRIVGKQRCELVECPKPSPWGDVVVIKVEVTPMCTEYKAYRDGYVVDWPGHEAAGEVAEIAQPGRVKVGDRVVVMPNYPCGRCWLCLRGEYIHCQHNLDILMTTGNMAGIATYAQFLLKPDWLLVPVPDDIPLHHAAMACCGLGPTFGAMERMRVNAFDTVLITGMGPVGLGGVINGVMRGAQVIAVEGHPYRAALARELGAAHVLDPQQTDVLQQIMEITKGVGVDKAIDCSGSAQAQRLLMEATRRKGEVTFVGEAGELTLHVSNDLLRKGLTLHGQWHYNLADTPRLMDLIRRASGLLEKFITHRLPLQRVQEAFETQLTGNCGKIVLEPWAHE, via the coding sequence ATGCAAGCGGTTCGCATAGTGGGGAAGCAACGGTGCGAATTGGTGGAGTGCCCAAAGCCGTCGCCATGGGGAGATGTGGTGGTGATAAAGGTTGAGGTAACCCCCATGTGCACCGAATACAAAGCCTATCGGGATGGATATGTGGTGGATTGGCCGGGTCATGAGGCCGCCGGCGAGGTGGCCGAGATCGCTCAGCCTGGGCGTGTGAAGGTGGGCGATAGAGTGGTTGTGATGCCAAACTACCCCTGCGGGCGCTGTTGGCTCTGTTTGAGGGGTGAATATATTCACTGCCAGCACAACCTCGATATTCTTATGACGACCGGTAACATGGCCGGTATCGCCACCTACGCCCAGTTCCTGCTGAAGCCCGATTGGCTTCTGGTGCCTGTGCCTGATGACATTCCCTTACACCATGCGGCCATGGCCTGCTGTGGGCTAGGGCCGACCTTTGGGGCTATGGAGCGTATGCGGGTAAACGCCTTCGACACAGTGCTCATCACCGGCATGGGGCCGGTTGGGCTGGGAGGCGTTATCAACGGAGTGATGCGCGGTGCCCAGGTGATCGCGGTGGAGGGCCACCCCTATCGCGCCGCACTGGCACGAGAGCTTGGAGCAGCCCATGTGCTCGACCCACAACAGACGGATGTTTTGCAGCAGATAATGGAGATCACCAAAGGGGTTGGGGTGGACAAAGCAATTGATTGCTCGGGCTCGGCCCAAGCGCAGCGCCTGTTGATGGAGGCCACCCGCCGCAAGGGTGAGGTCACCTTTGTGGGAGAGGCGGGAGAGCTGACCCTGCACGTTAGCAACGACCTTTTACGCAAGGGGCTTACCCTACATGGGCAGTGGCACTATAATCTGGCCGATACTCCTCGCCTGATGGATCTAATTCGGAGGGCCTCTGGCCTATTGGAAAAGTTCATTACCCATCGCTTGCCTTTGCAGAGGGTGCAGGAGGCCTTTGAGACGCAGCTCACCGGAAACTGCGGAAAGATAGTGCTTGAACCCTGGGCGCACGAGTAA
- a CDS encoding mismatch-specific DNA-glycosylase, with amino-acid sequence MPDILVPGLDVVFVGAAPSFWAAQVGHYYAGPRNRFWQLLYHAGFTPRLLQPEEDVTLPAYGIGLVALFTHIASNANHLLPEPSSLQREQLIERLIAAAPRWVCYNGKDVYRMVTGRECRRWGEQKEQLGAARTFVVISSSGRADGWGHERLMLYKELYDCVYPAGAKSATRPH; translated from the coding sequence TTGCCGGATATTCTTGTCCCTGGGCTTGACGTGGTCTTTGTGGGAGCGGCACCGAGCTTTTGGGCCGCGCAGGTAGGGCATTACTATGCAGGGCCGCGCAACCGTTTTTGGCAGTTGCTTTACCATGCCGGTTTCACGCCGCGCCTACTGCAACCCGAAGAGGATGTGACTCTTCCCGCCTATGGCATCGGCCTCGTCGCCCTTTTTACTCATATCGCAAGCAACGCTAACCATCTTTTGCCCGAACCGTCTTCCCTCCAACGTGAACAGCTGATCGAGCGCCTGATCGCGGCGGCACCGCGCTGGGTCTGTTACAACGGCAAGGATGTCTATCGAATGGTAACCGGGCGGGAGTGCAGACGATGGGGGGAGCAGAAGGAGCAGCTGGGTGCCGCGCGCACATTTGTTGTCATTAGCTCCAGCGGTCGCGCCGACGGTTGGGGGCATGAACGCCTTATGCTGTATAAGGAGCTGTACGACTGCGTCTACCCAGCAGGCGCTAAAAGCGCAACACGGCCGCACTAG
- a CDS encoding 1-deoxy-D-xylulose-5-phosphate reductoisomerase has product MKRLVILGSTGSIGTQTLDIVRRLPDRFQIVGLSANSNVQRLVEQAKEFHVPYLAIGDREQEPALNRLLKQEGVSCEVFAGVEGMCALATLPHADLVVVAVAGAIGIAPTHAAITAGKTIALASKEVLVAAGELTMALAKAHGVAILPIDSEHSALFQCLQGADASQVERLLLTASGGPFRSVPKEALHHVTPAQALRHPTWNMGGLVTINSATLMNKALEIIEAHWLFGVPADHIEVVIHPQSIVHSMVRFRDGSTLAQMGLPDMRLPIQYALVYPERIDTNLPRMRLADFTNLTFEEPDEEKFPALGLARAALAAGGTVPAVMNAANEAAVDLFLRERIPFLHIIRLVEEAIKHHTPQQASLENVLQADKEARAFVYEKAKALAS; this is encoded by the coding sequence ATGAAACGTTTGGTGATTCTAGGCTCTACAGGCTCCATCGGCACGCAAACGCTCGATATTGTGCGGCGTCTTCCCGATCGGTTCCAGATCGTAGGGCTATCCGCCAATAGCAACGTACAACGGCTGGTGGAGCAAGCAAAGGAGTTCCATGTACCCTACCTCGCCATAGGAGATAGGGAACAGGAGCCTGCCCTGAACCGTCTTCTAAAACAAGAAGGAGTCTCCTGCGAGGTTTTCGCAGGGGTGGAGGGGATGTGCGCTCTAGCCACCCTGCCCCATGCCGACTTGGTGGTGGTGGCCGTGGCAGGTGCCATCGGCATCGCTCCCACACACGCCGCCATAACCGCCGGAAAGACCATCGCCCTCGCCAGTAAAGAGGTGCTTGTGGCCGCAGGAGAGCTAACCATGGCGCTGGCTAAAGCGCATGGGGTCGCCATCCTTCCCATAGATAGCGAGCACTCCGCCCTCTTTCAGTGCCTTCAGGGGGCTGATGCTTCACAAGTAGAGAGGCTCCTTCTTACGGCATCGGGCGGGCCTTTTCGGAGCGTGCCCAAAGAGGCCCTGCACCACGTGACACCGGCGCAGGCGCTGCGCCATCCAACCTGGAACATGGGGGGCTTGGTTACCATTAACTCCGCCACGCTTATGAACAAAGCGCTGGAGATCATCGAAGCGCATTGGCTGTTTGGAGTTCCTGCCGATCACATTGAGGTGGTGATCCATCCACAGTCCATCGTACACTCCATGGTGCGCTTTCGTGACGGCTCTACCCTAGCCCAAATGGGCTTGCCGGATATGCGACTGCCAATCCAGTATGCCTTGGTCTACCCAGAACGCATCGATACGAATCTGCCTCGCATGCGCCTTGCCGATTTCACCAACCTTACCTTTGAAGAGCCGGATGAAGAGAAGTTTCCTGCCTTGGGTTTGGCGCGTGCCGCATTGGCCGCTGGTGGCACCGTTCCAGCCGTCATGAATGCCGCTAATGAGGCCGCCGTAGACCTCTTTCTGCGAGAGCGTATCCCCTTCCTGCACATCATAAGGCTCGTAGAAGAGGCCATAAAGCACCATACGCCGCAACAGGCCTCTCTAGAAAATGTGCTGCAAGCCGATAAAGAGGCACGCGCGTTCGTCTACGAGAAAGCGAAAGCTCTTGCCTCGTAG
- the pyrH gene encoding UMP kinase, with protein sequence MNDDASRPTSFTSPESAEATALSEPPLERPRWSRVLLKLSGEAFAADLEHPEEGPHVGLNYRTIHTIASEIVSAYRVGVEIAVVVGAGNIVRGERAAEAGMERAAADYMGMLGTVINSMALQDALEKQGVPTRVMSAIAMAEVAEPFIRRRAIRHLEKGRVVVLAAGTGNPFFTTDTAAALRANEIRAGAVLKATNVDGIYDRDPHKFQDAVRYEQLSFDECIAKNLRVMDQTAFTFCKEYDIPIVVFNIARPGNIRRVVCGEKIGTLVGNF encoded by the coding sequence ATGAACGACGATGCCTCCAGGCCGACGTCTTTCACTTCACCGGAGAGCGCGGAGGCCACAGCGCTCTCCGAACCCCCCTTAGAAAGGCCTCGCTGGTCGCGCGTGCTGTTGAAGCTCTCCGGCGAAGCCTTTGCTGCCGACCTAGAACACCCCGAAGAAGGCCCCCACGTTGGGCTGAACTACCGCACGATTCACACCATCGCCTCGGAGATCGTCAGCGCCTATCGCGTGGGAGTCGAGATCGCCGTGGTGGTGGGCGCCGGCAATATCGTGCGAGGCGAACGGGCCGCAGAGGCGGGCATGGAGCGCGCGGCTGCCGACTATATGGGCATGCTCGGCACCGTTATTAACAGCATGGCGCTGCAAGATGCGTTGGAAAAACAGGGCGTGCCCACCCGCGTGATGAGCGCCATCGCCATGGCCGAAGTGGCCGAACCCTTCATCCGACGCCGCGCCATTCGCCACCTCGAAAAAGGACGTGTGGTCGTTCTGGCCGCCGGCACCGGTAACCCCTTCTTTACCACCGACACCGCCGCAGCCCTACGTGCCAACGAAATCCGCGCCGGTGCCGTGCTGAAAGCCACCAACGTAGATGGCATCTACGATAGAGACCCCCATAAGTTTCAAGACGCCGTCCGTTACGAACAGCTCTCCTTCGACGAATGCATCGCCAAAAATCTGCGCGTAATGGACCAAACGGCCTTCACCTTTTGCAAGGAGTACGACATCCCCATCGTCGTTTTTAATATCGCACGCCCCGGCAACATCCGAAGGGTTGTCTGCGGTGAGAAAATAGGCACGCTCGTCGGTAATTTCTAA
- the dapB gene encoding 4-hydroxy-tetrahydrodipicolinate reductase encodes MIRVAICGAAGRMGREVTRAVSEAEDMQLVAAIDLHHIEEDVGSLAGIALLGVKVESDWKAAALRARPDVMVDFSVHTAVLPNALIALELGISPVIGTTGLSEEEVARLETTAKERKIGAFLAPNFAIGAVLMMQFAAQAARYLPDVEIIELHHEKKVDAPSGTAMLTAQRIAEARRAAGVHPTAAPEGAFEKAPGARGGVVDGVPVHSVRLPGFVAHQEVILGGVGQTLTLRHDSTDRRSFMPGVLLAIRKVRSLSGLVVGLENLL; translated from the coding sequence ATGATCAGGGTTGCCATTTGCGGCGCCGCTGGGCGCATGGGGCGTGAAGTGACCCGTGCCGTTTCAGAGGCGGAAGACATGCAGCTGGTTGCGGCCATCGATCTACACCACATCGAGGAGGACGTCGGCAGCCTGGCTGGCATTGCGCTGCTTGGTGTAAAGGTGGAGAGCGACTGGAAGGCGGCAGCCCTTCGGGCACGACCGGACGTGATGGTGGATTTTTCGGTGCACACGGCCGTACTGCCTAACGCTCTGATCGCTTTGGAGTTGGGCATTTCTCCGGTTATCGGCACAACGGGCCTGTCCGAAGAGGAGGTGGCCCGTCTTGAAACGACCGCCAAGGAACGCAAGATAGGTGCCTTTCTCGCGCCCAACTTCGCCATTGGGGCCGTTCTTATGATGCAGTTTGCCGCTCAGGCGGCGCGCTACTTGCCCGATGTCGAGATCATTGAACTGCATCATGAAAAGAAGGTGGACGCCCCTTCAGGTACCGCCATGCTCACCGCTCAGCGCATTGCGGAGGCGCGCCGTGCAGCGGGGGTACACCCAACTGCCGCGCCGGAGGGCGCTTTTGAAAAAGCCCCGGGGGCGCGGGGAGGAGTTGTGGATGGGGTCCCGGTGCATAGCGTTCGCCTCCCCGGTTTCGTGGCGCATCAGGAGGTTATTTTGGGAGGGGTAGGGCAGACACTCACCCTTCGTCACGACTCAACCGACCGACGCTCCTTTATGCCCGGCGTGCTCTTGGCCATTCGGAAAGTGCGCTCTCTGTCAGGGTTGGTGGTTGGACTTGAAAACCTGCTTTAA
- a CDS encoding M50 family metallopeptidase, whose protein sequence is MMHLVSTLIYFIVVLSVLVVAHEWGHYIVAKLFKMRVEEFSLFFGKRLLRLGVRHGTEYNIRAVPLGGFVRIAGMDPSDLFDAAPVLPSNDTPDSAPALHGLAEADLATLDKSQISQKVREAVIGAIGEEHSLTPTGRAELEALLLSPSLNEQERRYLQMVLSAHPDPAGYSQKPIWQRALVIFAGPFMSLFFGFMLFCLLGFTVGLPDSITRTNVIETVVANTPAAQSGLKAGDKIVRIDSTPIRNGDQMVQIIRASVGKPLHLLVQRGKELLPITVTPKPQIITTEKGTKERAGIIGVMVEAEPKLKRYPPLQAIVRGTQITFLSIDMMLRGIFSRDVRENIGGPIAIASQINNAQQQGPAYVALLAAELSMSLGVVNLFPIPILDGGHLLLLGIEAARRRKLTTKEMYQAQFVGLAIIGIIFLLVMWNDILRILPHGKQ, encoded by the coding sequence ATGATGCACCTCGTAAGCACGTTGATCTACTTTATTGTTGTCTTGAGCGTCTTGGTCGTCGCTCACGAGTGGGGTCACTATATTGTTGCAAAACTTTTTAAGATGCGCGTAGAGGAGTTCTCCCTCTTTTTTGGCAAACGACTTCTGCGACTTGGAGTCCGACATGGCACAGAGTATAACATTCGTGCCGTTCCCTTAGGAGGTTTTGTGCGTATCGCCGGTATGGATCCCTCCGATCTGTTTGATGCAGCCCCCGTCCTCCCCTCCAACGACACCCCCGATTCGGCTCCTGCACTTCACGGGCTCGCTGAAGCCGACTTGGCAACCCTCGATAAAAGCCAAATCTCCCAAAAGGTGCGTGAGGCCGTGATCGGGGCGATTGGCGAGGAGCACTCCCTGACGCCCACAGGGCGGGCAGAGCTAGAGGCGCTGCTGCTCTCACCCTCCCTGAACGAACAGGAACGCCGCTATCTGCAAATGGTGCTTTCCGCACATCCCGACCCCGCCGGCTACAGCCAAAAGCCCATTTGGCAACGGGCCTTGGTCATCTTCGCCGGTCCCTTTATGTCGCTCTTTTTTGGCTTCATGCTTTTTTGTTTGCTGGGTTTTACCGTCGGTCTGCCTGATTCCATCACGCGCACCAACGTCATCGAAACGGTGGTGGCCAACACGCCTGCGGCTCAATCGGGCCTGAAAGCGGGCGATAAGATCGTTCGGATCGACTCCACCCCCATTCGTAATGGCGATCAGATGGTTCAGATAATTCGGGCCAGCGTTGGCAAACCGCTCCATCTCCTCGTTCAGCGCGGAAAAGAGCTTCTCCCCATTACCGTCACCCCAAAACCTCAGATCATTACAACAGAAAAGGGCACCAAGGAGCGTGCTGGCATCATTGGGGTTATGGTGGAGGCCGAGCCGAAATTAAAGCGCTACCCTCCCCTCCAGGCCATCGTGCGTGGAACCCAAATCACCTTCCTTAGCATTGACATGATGCTTAGGGGCATCTTTAGCCGTGATGTCCGAGAGAACATTGGCGGCCCCATCGCCATTGCAAGCCAAATCAACAACGCACAACAGCAAGGGCCGGCCTACGTAGCCCTCCTGGCCGCGGAGCTTTCGATGAGCTTAGGCGTTGTCAACCTTTTCCCCATTCCTATCCTCGATGGAGGCCATCTCCTTCTCCTTGGCATCGAGGCCGCGCGACGCCGTAAGCTGACCACAAAAGAGATGTACCAGGCACAGTTTGTTGGTTTGGCCATCATCGGTATCATCTTTCTGCTGGTGATGTGGAACGACATTCTGCGCATTCTGCCCCACGGCAAACAGTGA
- the frr gene encoding ribosome recycling factor, translating to MIQETLREAEERMKKAVEATQHEFSLIRTGRANPAILEHVRVDAYGTTLPLNQVASISVPEPRQLLITPFDRNILPQIEKGILKSDVGITPTNDGSALRLNIPPLNEERRKELIKQVHQKAEQGRASIRTVRHEAIKKLQTAKKASEISENEEKRAEEQVQKLVDKYTAEIDHLMKVKEAELMEV from the coding sequence ATGATCCAAGAGACACTGCGCGAGGCGGAGGAGCGCATGAAAAAAGCCGTGGAGGCCACGCAACACGAATTTAGCCTTATCCGCACAGGGCGCGCCAATCCGGCCATTCTGGAACATGTCCGCGTGGATGCCTATGGGACAACGCTGCCGCTGAATCAGGTCGCCTCCATTAGCGTGCCCGAACCACGCCAACTGCTGATAACGCCCTTTGACCGCAATATTCTTCCGCAGATCGAAAAAGGGATCCTAAAATCCGATGTAGGCATTACCCCCACCAACGATGGCAGCGCGCTGCGCCTTAACATCCCGCCCCTCAACGAAGAGCGGCGTAAAGAGCTCATTAAGCAAGTTCACCAAAAGGCCGAGCAGGGCCGCGCCTCCATTCGCACCGTGCGCCATGAGGCCATTAAAAAGCTGCAAACCGCTAAAAAAGCCTCCGAAATATCGGAAAATGAGGAGAAGAGGGCCGAAGAACAGGTGCAAAAACTCGTAGATAAATACACGGCCGAGATCGACCACCTCATGAAGGTGAAAGAGGCCGAACTGATGGAGGTCTAA
- a CDS encoding DNA polymerase III subunit alpha, with the protein MSSSFVHVHCHSEYSLLDGANRLSALVQRAAELEMPALALTDHGVMYGVADFYERCKAAGVKPILGVEAYVAPRRYTDKQPKLDQAAYHMVLLARNLQGYKNLLKLTSIAALEGFYYKPRIDRDLIQRYSEGLIGTSACLGSEICTAILSKDYKRALDTAAYYKDVFGDGNFYIELQNHSLPEQIECNEHLLKIARQLRLPVICSNDVHYLSKQDADAHDILLCIGTGSTVNDPDRLRYATQEFYLKSEQEMRALFADYQEAVENTLGIAEKCNVELEFGRCPLPCPDIPPGLTPHQYLTQLAEEGLRQRYNGNPSEKVIARLRYELDIIERTGFSQYILIVRDFARFAAQKGIFFGVRGSAAGSLVSYLIGITDVDPVEYGLTFERFLNPERVQMPDVDMDFEDARRAEVIEYVTKKYSPHQDDPTQARVAQIITFGTLQARAVLRDAGRALGMPMADVERLCKMIPTHPIGITIDKTLEINQEFRNAYVRDPQAKKLIDTARRLEGIARHASVHAAGVIISHEPLVEYTPLTRSADGGCVTQYVASTLEKIGLLKMDFLGLINLSILAQAVRNVEQTTGKKIDVRKLPLDDPKTFELLARGETVGVFQLESPQMRRYIAELKPSSVRDLAAMVALYRPGPMAHIPRFIRCKHGLEKIEYPHPWLEDILKETYGVIVYQDQVMQIAQVIAGYTLGQADILRRAMGKKKKEEMVKQRANFLAGAKAKGVPEKKANEIFDLMEPFAGYAFNKAHAVCYAMVAYQTAYLKANYPVEYMAALMACFSEKSDKLVTCMEECRRMGITVLPPDINVSQADFTVEPLPNGAKAIRFGLSAIKNVGRAAVEAILKARQEGGPFTSLVDFCCRTLGNEGGVSRSTVETLILAGAFANLPKHSNRHALMEALDACCQAAARVQRDKKLGQASLADIFLSNETTVEEVTIPDVPDYPSLQLLGYERELLGLYISEHPLQAFQETFRRRRVTSIADLPDLPDKQEVLIGGIVTSVKLFTSKKSGEPMAFFTLEDMTGSVSCTIFPTAFAAQRQNLEKDRVVLVRGRTSHRERVRDDDEDDRPIVEILAEEISPLTESMVSAAHKANRIVVRLDPNRPETLRFVRDTIEQHRGNGNACPVYLRINRRDKTYEMRTELLAEYTDDFRQAVEHFLGRQAVWVE; encoded by the coding sequence ATGTCGAGCAGCTTTGTTCACGTCCATTGCCATTCGGAGTACAGCCTTTTAGACGGGGCCAATCGGCTTTCTGCGCTTGTACAACGTGCGGCAGAGCTAGAGATGCCCGCTCTTGCCCTCACCGATCATGGCGTGATGTATGGAGTGGCGGACTTTTATGAGCGTTGTAAAGCGGCCGGAGTGAAGCCCATTCTAGGGGTAGAGGCCTACGTCGCTCCGCGTCGTTATACCGACAAGCAACCCAAGCTCGATCAGGCAGCCTACCACATGGTTTTATTGGCCCGCAATCTGCAGGGCTATAAAAATCTCCTCAAACTCACCTCTATCGCGGCCTTAGAGGGTTTTTACTATAAGCCCCGCATCGATCGCGACCTCATCCAGCGTTACTCCGAGGGGCTTATTGGCACCTCTGCTTGTCTTGGCAGTGAGATCTGCACGGCCATTCTCAGTAAAGATTATAAGCGCGCCCTCGACACGGCGGCCTACTATAAAGATGTGTTTGGAGACGGCAACTTCTATATCGAGCTGCAGAATCACTCTCTGCCCGAGCAGATCGAGTGCAACGAGCATCTGCTTAAAATCGCTCGTCAACTTCGTTTGCCGGTTATCTGTTCCAACGATGTGCACTATCTCAGCAAACAGGATGCCGATGCGCACGACATTCTGCTCTGCATCGGAACCGGCTCAACGGTCAACGACCCCGACCGCCTTCGCTACGCCACCCAAGAGTTCTATCTGAAGAGCGAGCAGGAGATGCGGGCGCTTTTCGCCGACTATCAAGAGGCGGTCGAGAACACGTTGGGCATCGCCGAGAAGTGCAATGTAGAGTTAGAGTTTGGCCGTTGTCCTCTCCCCTGTCCGGATATTCCTCCGGGGCTTACCCCCCATCAATACCTAACACAGTTGGCCGAGGAAGGGCTACGACAGCGCTACAACGGCAATCCTTCCGAAAAGGTTATCGCGCGTCTGCGCTACGAGCTGGACATCATCGAAAGAACCGGTTTTTCGCAGTACATTCTCATTGTGCGCGACTTTGCCCGCTTTGCCGCCCAAAAGGGCATCTTTTTCGGGGTACGCGGTTCGGCTGCCGGCAGCCTTGTCTCTTATCTCATCGGTATCACCGATGTAGACCCTGTGGAGTACGGCCTTACCTTCGAGCGCTTCCTGAATCCGGAGCGCGTTCAGATGCCGGATGTGGATATGGATTTTGAGGATGCCCGCCGGGCCGAGGTTATCGAGTACGTGACCAAAAAGTATAGCCCTCATCAAGACGACCCAACCCAAGCCCGTGTCGCCCAAATCATCACTTTCGGAACCCTTCAGGCGCGGGCCGTGCTGCGCGATGCCGGCCGTGCCCTCGGAATGCCGATGGCCGATGTAGAGCGCCTCTGCAAGATGATTCCTACCCATCCTATCGGCATCACAATAGATAAAACCCTTGAGATCAATCAGGAGTTTCGCAACGCCTATGTTCGAGACCCGCAGGCGAAAAAGCTGATTGATACGGCGCGACGCCTAGAGGGCATTGCCCGCCATGCCTCCGTCCATGCCGCCGGCGTGATCATATCGCACGAACCTCTCGTGGAGTACACCCCGCTCACCCGCTCGGCCGATGGGGGCTGCGTTACTCAGTACGTGGCCTCAACCCTTGAAAAGATCGGTCTCTTGAAGATGGATTTTCTGGGCCTTATCAACCTTTCTATTCTGGCCCAAGCGGTGCGCAATGTGGAGCAAACTACCGGCAAAAAGATAGATGTGCGCAAGCTGCCCCTCGACGATCCCAAAACCTTCGAGCTGTTGGCACGAGGAGAAACGGTAGGGGTGTTCCAACTGGAGTCGCCTCAGATGCGGCGCTACATTGCGGAGCTAAAACCCTCCAGCGTGCGCGACCTCGCGGCCATGGTAGCTCTCTATCGCCCCGGCCCTATGGCCCATATCCCACGTTTTATCCGTTGTAAACATGGGCTGGAAAAGATCGAATATCCCCACCCATGGTTGGAAGATATCTTAAAAGAGACCTATGGGGTCATCGTCTATCAAGACCAGGTGATGCAGATCGCCCAGGTGATCGCGGGCTATACGCTAGGGCAGGCCGACATTCTTCGGCGTGCGATGGGCAAAAAGAAAAAGGAAGAGATGGTAAAACAGCGCGCTAACTTCTTGGCCGGAGCAAAAGCCAAGGGGGTGCCGGAGAAGAAAGCGAACGAGATATTCGACCTTATGGAGCCGTTTGCTGGCTATGCCTTCAATAAGGCGCACGCCGTGTGTTATGCCATGGTAGCCTATCAGACGGCCTACCTCAAAGCCAACTATCCTGTAGAGTACATGGCGGCGCTTATGGCCTGCTTCAGCGAGAAGAGCGACAAGCTCGTAACTTGCATGGAAGAGTGCAGGCGCATGGGCATTACGGTGCTGCCGCCCGACATTAATGTCAGTCAGGCCGACTTCACCGTGGAACCGCTGCCCAACGGTGCCAAGGCCATTCGCTTTGGACTATCGGCCATCAAAAATGTGGGTCGAGCCGCTGTAGAGGCCATTCTAAAAGCGCGACAGGAAGGCGGGCCGTTTACCAGTTTAGTGGACTTCTGCTGTCGCACTTTGGGCAATGAAGGGGGCGTCTCTCGTTCCACTGTGGAAACGCTGATCCTTGCCGGCGCTTTTGCAAACCTGCCCAAGCACAGCAATCGGCATGCGCTCATGGAGGCGCTCGACGCCTGCTGTCAGGCCGCAGCGCGCGTCCAACGCGACAAGAAGCTGGGACAAGCCTCCCTTGCCGATATCTTTCTCTCCAACGAGACGACTGTCGAAGAGGTAACCATTCCCGATGTGCCCGACTATCCTTCGCTTCAGCTGTTGGGGTATGAGCGTGAGCTACTCGGCTTGTATATCTCCGAACATCCGCTGCAGGCCTTTCAAGAGACCTTCCGACGTCGCCGTGTTACCTCTATTGCCGATCTGCCCGATCTGCCTGACAAGCAGGAGGTGTTGATCGGTGGGATCGTGACATCGGTCAAGCTGTTTACCTCTAAAAAGAGCGGGGAGCCTATGGCCTTTTTCACGTTGGAAGATATGACGGGCAGCGTCTCGTGCACCATCTTTCCAACGGCCTTCGCGGCTCAACGTCAGAACTTAGAAAAAGATCGCGTGGTGCTGGTGCGTGGGCGTACGAGCCATCGAGAGCGCGTACGTGATGACGACGAGGACGACAGGCCCATCGTCGAGATACTGGCGGAGGAGATCTCCCCCCTTACCGAAAGCATGGTAAGTGCGGCCCACAAGGCGAACCGCATCGTGGTGCGCCTCGACCCTAACCGCCCGGAGACGCTGCGCTTCGTGCGCGACACGATCGAGCAGCATCGGGGAAATGGAAACGCCTGCCCGGTGTATCTGCGCATCAACCGGCGCGATAAAACGTATGAGATGCGCACCGAGCTCTTAGCGGAGTATACCGACGATTTTCGACAGGCGGTCGAACATTTTTTGGGGCGTCAGGCCGTGTGGGTAGAATAG